From a region of the Rhinolophus sinicus isolate RSC01 linkage group LG04, ASM3656204v1, whole genome shotgun sequence genome:
- the PRRT1B gene encoding proline rich transmembrane protein 1B isoform X1, with protein MDADSSRTRLGEAPAQAVTPSPTMPTGADTKGGSGPVAAEDPRSPKLPQLPQLPQLPRRPQLLDEDGEPPEEAAMDGGRAPSQEDPPADSQAEASAAAPAQAQAMGEARQGPKVVAGGVPNIGFVGEPPPYAPPDPKAVHLLYPPFPQGPVLFQPGPSPQALYPPPSATPLYPGSAPAPLFASFPVYNNPMAGMPASATVEHRPLPKDYMMESVLVTLFCCLLTGLIAIVYSHETRAALSRGDLAQAEEASRKARSLVLFSLLFGVFVSTSWVIYVVVALYLP; from the exons ATTCTTCAAGGACCCGGCTTGGAGAGGCTCCAGCGCAGGCTGTCACCCCCAGCCCCACGATGCCCACAG GAGCGGACACGAAAGGGGGCAGTGGTCCCGTGGCCGCTGAGGACCCCCGGAGCCCGAAGCTCCCACAGCTCCCGCAGCTCCCGCAGCTCCCGCGCCGCCCGCAGCTCCTGGATGAGGATGGAGAGCCACCGGAGGAAGCGGCCATGGACGGGGGCAGAGCCCCGTCACAGGAGGACCCCCCCGCCGACTCCCAGGCTGAGGCCTCGGCGGCAGCCCCCGCCCAGGCCCAGGCCATGGGCGAGGCCAGGCAGGGGCccaaggtggtggctgggggcgtcCCCAACATCGGCTTCGTGGGCGAACCCCCACCCTACGCGCCACCCGACCCCAAGGCGGTGCATCTGCTCTACCCGCCCTTCCCGCAGGGGCCGGTCCTCTTCCAGCCGGGGCCGTCGCCCCAGGCCCTGTACCCACCGCCGTCCGCCACGCCCCTCTACCCCGGCTCGGCCCCCGCGCCGCTCTTCGCGTCGTTCCCTGTG TACAACAACCCCATGGCCGGCATGCCAGCCTCCGCCACGGTGGAGCACAGGCCGCTGCCCAAGGACTACATGATGGAGTCCGTGCTCGTGACCCTCTTCTGCTGCCTGCTCACCGGGCTCATCGCCATCGTCTACTCCCATGAG ACCCGCGCGGCCCTGAGCAGGGGGGACCTGGCCCAGGCTGAGGAGGCCTCACGCAAGGCCCGCTCGCTTGTGCTCTTCAGCCTCCTCTTCGGGGTCTTCGTGTCCACCAGCTGGGTCATCTACGTGGTCGTGGCTCTCTACCTCCCTTGA
- the PRRT1B gene encoding proline rich transmembrane protein 1B isoform X2, protein MDAGADTKGGSGPVAAEDPRSPKLPQLPQLPQLPRRPQLLDEDGEPPEEAAMDGGRAPSQEDPPADSQAEASAAAPAQAQAMGEARQGPKVVAGGVPNIGFVGEPPPYAPPDPKAVHLLYPPFPQGPVLFQPGPSPQALYPPPSATPLYPGSAPAPLFASFPVYNNPMAGMPASATVEHRPLPKDYMMESVLVTLFCCLLTGLIAIVYSHETRAALSRGDLAQAEEASRKARSLVLFSLLFGVFVSTSWVIYVVVALYLP, encoded by the exons GAGCGGACACGAAAGGGGGCAGTGGTCCCGTGGCCGCTGAGGACCCCCGGAGCCCGAAGCTCCCACAGCTCCCGCAGCTCCCGCAGCTCCCGCGCCGCCCGCAGCTCCTGGATGAGGATGGAGAGCCACCGGAGGAAGCGGCCATGGACGGGGGCAGAGCCCCGTCACAGGAGGACCCCCCCGCCGACTCCCAGGCTGAGGCCTCGGCGGCAGCCCCCGCCCAGGCCCAGGCCATGGGCGAGGCCAGGCAGGGGCccaaggtggtggctgggggcgtcCCCAACATCGGCTTCGTGGGCGAACCCCCACCCTACGCGCCACCCGACCCCAAGGCGGTGCATCTGCTCTACCCGCCCTTCCCGCAGGGGCCGGTCCTCTTCCAGCCGGGGCCGTCGCCCCAGGCCCTGTACCCACCGCCGTCCGCCACGCCCCTCTACCCCGGCTCGGCCCCCGCGCCGCTCTTCGCGTCGTTCCCTGTG TACAACAACCCCATGGCCGGCATGCCAGCCTCCGCCACGGTGGAGCACAGGCCGCTGCCCAAGGACTACATGATGGAGTCCGTGCTCGTGACCCTCTTCTGCTGCCTGCTCACCGGGCTCATCGCCATCGTCTACTCCCATGAG ACCCGCGCGGCCCTGAGCAGGGGGGACCTGGCCCAGGCTGAGGAGGCCTCACGCAAGGCCCGCTCGCTTGTGCTCTTCAGCCTCCTCTTCGGGGTCTTCGTGTCCACCAGCTGGGTCATCTACGTGGTCGTGGCTCTCTACCTCCCTTGA